The following coding sequences lie in one Bacillus oleivorans genomic window:
- a CDS encoding NAD-dependent epimerase/dehydratase family protein, with protein sequence MKSVILTGASGFIGTELILDLKEEFNICAIGRNFEKYYNSVSYLTTDLNDIQSNELLSKLPNKNADIFIHAAGQAHIKQTENTKHLFKDNNVKATENALKIALELNTKIFIYISSIAVQTDDPNDIYGQSKKEAELLIMDYCKKHHMDYVIIRPVVVYGENDNKGNVAKLINQIRKGFFPLFNNGNTTKSMIYVKNLNYMIKKVIESKEYNNSILIARDKDELSLKTICIEIKKNIRKPVLLLPIPPIFVNLLITIIENFQKIGVVKSINTRSLRNLQLQTKYPLEGINKELVDNLPYSTFTGITNTILNKNR encoded by the coding sequence ATGAAAAGTGTAATTTTAACTGGCGCTAGTGGTTTTATAGGTACAGAGTTAATATTAGATTTAAAGGAAGAATTTAATATTTGTGCTATCGGAAGAAATTTTGAGAAATATTATAACTCTGTATCCTATTTAACTACAGATTTAAATGATATCCAATCTAATGAATTGTTGTCAAAATTACCAAATAAAAACGCCGACATTTTCATTCATGCTGCTGGCCAAGCTCATATTAAACAAACGGAAAATACTAAACACTTATTTAAAGATAATAATGTTAAAGCTACAGAAAACGCCCTTAAAATTGCTCTTGAATTAAATACAAAAATCTTTATTTATATTAGTAGTATTGCAGTTCAGACTGATGATCCGAATGATATATATGGACAATCAAAAAAAGAAGCAGAGTTATTAATTATGGATTATTGTAAAAAACATCATATGGATTATGTAATTATTAGACCTGTGGTTGTATACGGGGAAAATGATAACAAAGGTAATGTCGCGAAACTTATTAATCAAATAAGGAAAGGATTCTTCCCTTTGTTCAATAATGGAAACACCACTAAAAGTATGATATATGTTAAAAATTTAAATTACATGATTAAAAAAGTAATAGAATCTAAGGAATATAATAACTCCATTTTGATAGCAAGGGATAAAGATGAACTATCTTTAAAAACTATTTGTATCGAAATTAAGAAGAACATCAGGAAACCTGTTTTATTATTACCCATACCTCCAATTTTTGTAAATTTATTGATTACCATCATAGAAAATTTCCAAAAAATAGGAGTTGTTAAAAGTATTAACACGAGAAGTTTACGAAATCTACAATTGCAAACTAAGTACCCGTTAGAAGGGATAAATAAAGAACTGGTGGATAATTTGCCTTACTCAACTTTTACTGGAATAACTAATACTATATTAAACAAAAATAGATAA
- a CDS encoding glycosyl hydrolase family 28-related protein: MALTKQGEFTKKVTDLPDTPSPDYTPTEIKTYFQTPADELKTTLNKLIDDLVANTGAGQLGAKDEIGATTTIQAMLDKLKNKTDRTGNHQGTWQGLTPSGIGSETINGSRLDIVEGEHVNVKRFGAKGDEVTDDTQAIKDAIAHANANNLNVYIPKGVYKVTSTITLPTGVNLIGAGGWTQRTTIAQVGDFNLFEMVGGYSGGKIEGIHITGFGTNGATNTAIYVKRSGVALYDISIQSYKGTAINMDGSISLGTGSWFSKLDRIKIVGFVENGVYYTNRGIILGENFNSSFLTNFTIHYCKVALETKVVNNILVSKGNISENKDVDSFGVKMTDAGTNVKLSDIHFEGNKNGIQISKGNIVILDNLISNGYSIQDVFIDIPAGSIAQNVSIQNCRSFGSSVADVRADGYKTYKLNVINCSLTSATPILNLNNSEIVITSNGVTTKDPGSLEPLQLDKSVVLTADTTLLKNQTNTRILCNSGTVINLTLPAYLTGLRYTIINTRTSGTVNIASAQFQNFGAETGLITNQLQIFGLGLIEVFSSADRWIVLNQRGAWTKI, translated from the coding sequence ATGGCACTAACGAAACAAGGTGAATTTACGAAGAAAGTCACAGACCTACCAGATACACCATCGCCCGATTATACACCAACGGAGATTAAAACGTATTTCCAAACGCCTGCTGACGAATTAAAGACTACCCTAAACAAACTGATTGATGATTTAGTAGCGAATACAGGGGCAGGGCAATTAGGGGCGAAGGATGAGATAGGGGCAACCACTACAATCCAAGCTATGCTCGATAAACTGAAGAATAAAACCGATAGAACAGGGAATCATCAGGGAACATGGCAAGGATTGACACCTAGTGGAATAGGGAGCGAAACCATTAATGGTAGTAGGTTAGATATAGTCGAAGGTGAACATGTAAATGTAAAACGGTTCGGGGCTAAAGGAGATGAAGTAACGGATGATACACAGGCGATAAAAGACGCAATAGCACACGCAAACGCAAATAATTTAAATGTTTATATTCCTAAAGGTGTGTATAAAGTTACATCAACCATTACACTACCTACTGGTGTTAATCTTATTGGTGCAGGAGGATGGACACAAAGAACCACTATCGCTCAGGTAGGAGATTTTAACCTGTTTGAAATGGTAGGTGGGTATAGCGGAGGCAAAATTGAAGGCATTCATATTACTGGTTTTGGGACAAATGGTGCTACTAATACAGCCATCTATGTAAAACGCTCAGGGGTTGCTTTGTACGACATTAGTATACAGTCGTATAAAGGTACGGCAATAAACATGGATGGTAGTATTTCTCTTGGTACAGGTTCATGGTTTTCAAAATTAGACCGGATAAAAATTGTCGGCTTTGTTGAAAACGGAGTTTACTACACAAATCGCGGAATCATTCTAGGTGAAAACTTCAATTCTTCGTTTTTGACGAATTTCACGATTCATTACTGTAAGGTGGCTTTAGAAACAAAAGTTGTAAATAATATTCTTGTTTCTAAAGGGAACATTTCCGAGAACAAAGATGTTGACTCTTTCGGAGTGAAAATGACTGATGCCGGAACGAACGTTAAACTTTCAGATATTCACTTCGAAGGGAATAAAAACGGTATTCAAATTTCAAAAGGAAATATCGTTATTTTAGATAATCTAATTTCAAATGGTTACAGTATTCAGGATGTATTTATTGATATTCCAGCAGGTTCAATCGCTCAAAACGTTTCTATACAAAATTGTAGGTCGTTCGGTTCATCGGTTGCTGACGTAAGAGCAGACGGATACAAAACATACAAACTAAATGTTATTAATTGCTCCCTCACAAGTGCTACACCTATTTTAAATTTAAACAACAGTGAGATTGTGATTACGAGTAACGGAGTCACAACCAAAGATCCAGGCAGCCTTGAACCTTTACAACTAGATAAAAGTGTCGTGCTTACGGCAGATACGACTTTGTTAAAAAACCAAACAAATACACGTATTTTATGTAATTCTGGAACAGTGATAAATCTTACACTTCCGGCTTATTTGACAGGGTTACGATACACAATTATTAACACTCGCACATCGGGAACGGTGAATATAGCAAGTGCCCAATTCCAGAATTTCGGAGCAGAAACTGGGCTAATAACGAATCAATTACAGATTTTTGGGTTAGGGCTGATAGAAGTGTTTTCATCTGCTGACAGGTGGATCGTGTTAAATCAGCGTGGAGCATGGACAAAAATTTAA
- a CDS encoding phage tail fiber protein gives MAQMSNYLENALINATLRGTAYTAPATVYLALYTSDPTDADTGTEVTGGGYARQPATFTAPSNGVTSLSANVSFPQATANWGTVTHVGVRDALTGGNLLYHTNLTTARNILSGDDYSVLAGEVQITLS, from the coding sequence ATGGCTCAAATGAGCAATTACTTAGAAAACGCGTTAATTAATGCCACGTTACGGGGTACAGCTTACACAGCCCCAGCAACGGTTTATTTGGCTTTATATACGTCCGATCCAACAGATGCAGACACGGGAACAGAGGTAACGGGTGGAGGATATGCAAGACAACCGGCAACCTTCACGGCTCCTTCCAATGGTGTTACGTCATTAAGTGCCAATGTCTCGTTTCCGCAGGCTACAGCTAACTGGGGAACCGTGACACACGTAGGCGTAAGGGATGCGTTAACAGGTGGAAATCTTCTGTATCATACGAATTTAACAACCGCGAGAAACATTCTATCTGGTGATGATTATTCGGTCTTGGCAGGGGAAGTACAGATTACATTGAGCTAG
- a CDS encoding N4-gp56 family major capsid protein, whose amino-acid sequence MATSVQGYNATTGVNALTAEQAEFYQRTMLERLLPELFFMKYGEKKNIPKHAGATTSFRRLNSLAVSTTAITEGVTPDGVNLDITKINATVSEYGNWTKISEFINMVGLDPLLTEASELMGENAGESMDIIVRDIIAAGTNVLYANGKASRGTINTTDKISALDILKARRTLKRNKVKPISLPGGGKGYLAFIHTDVATDLMQTTEWKDQNTYVDTKNREDGVLGKMYGIYFLEADNAPKWASAGADIDGAGAGTALADVYGTIIIGKGAYGVPDVEGSSKPEIIVHKAGSAGTADPLNQFNTVAWKSAFTSVRLNELCILRYESGATV is encoded by the coding sequence ATGGCAACTTCAGTACAAGGTTATAACGCTACCACTGGCGTAAACGCACTAACAGCCGAACAAGCAGAATTTTACCAACGCACGATGCTTGAAAGACTGCTCCCTGAATTATTCTTCATGAAATATGGAGAAAAGAAAAACATTCCGAAACATGCGGGTGCGACTACTTCATTCCGTCGTTTAAACTCATTAGCGGTGTCTACAACTGCCATTACAGAGGGTGTGACTCCTGATGGCGTAAACTTAGATATCACTAAGATCAATGCGACTGTTTCTGAGTATGGTAACTGGACTAAAATCTCTGAGTTTATCAATATGGTTGGTCTAGATCCACTATTAACAGAAGCATCTGAGCTTATGGGTGAAAATGCAGGGGAATCAATGGACATTATCGTTCGTGACATTATTGCAGCAGGAACAAACGTATTGTATGCGAATGGTAAAGCATCTCGTGGAACAATTAATACAACTGATAAAATTTCAGCATTAGACATCTTGAAAGCTCGTCGTACACTTAAACGTAACAAAGTAAAACCTATCTCTTTACCAGGTGGCGGAAAAGGTTATCTTGCGTTTATCCACACTGATGTAGCGACTGACCTTATGCAAACAACTGAGTGGAAAGATCAAAACACTTACGTTGATACTAAAAATCGTGAAGATGGCGTATTAGGTAAGATGTATGGTATCTACTTCCTTGAAGCTGATAATGCTCCTAAATGGGCTAGCGCAGGGGCTGATATTGATGGTGCAGGAGCAGGAACTGCATTAGCTGACGTTTATGGAACAATCATCATCGGTAAAGGAGCTTACGGTGTACCTGATGTAGAAGGTTCTTCTAAGCCTGAAATCATCGTTCACAAAGCAGGTTCTGCGGGTACAGCCGATCCATTAAATCAGTTCAATACGGTGGCTTGGAAGTCAGCGTTTACTTCGGTTCGATTAAACGAATTGTGCATCCTACGCTACGAATCAGGCGCAACGGTATAA